A single region of the Perca flavescens isolate YP-PL-M2 unplaced genomic scaffold, PFLA_1.0 EPR50_1.1_unplaced_scaf_5, whole genome shotgun sequence genome encodes:
- the LOC114551757 gene encoding uncharacterized protein LOC114551757: protein MKKTTNFFPGKTMVSFRKGPSGHLRQDPSDEAMRIKKNPSLEDKSPPQRHDLVKTNALTVVFERGGDVSDRLEVMGEYVLQFGKYKGKLFRWLLENDVGYTIYLMKKVEEEERDGTFNPQGHNKDSLLSFLDYARSFQEIRDLREYLASRLPAPPVASEGDNTVGFGARAKDTWRQIWESRADGYAAFIVGVKCIKNSKMYNLQQYILKQQRAESGESCPPPAGVSTTSAAPTPPTSSIVAMEEDEELERGC, encoded by the exons ATGAAGAAGACAACCAACTTCTTTCCCGGAAAGACTATGGTGTCTTTCAGGAAGGGTCCATCAGGTCATCTGCGGCAGGATCCCTCTGACGAGGCCATGCGGATCAAAAAGAACCCTTCTCTTGAGGACAAGTCTCCCCCTCAGAGACATGACCTTGTGAAGACCAATGCTCTCACTGTGGTCTTTGAGCGGGGAGGGGATGTGTCTGACCGACTGGAGGTGATGGGGGAGTATGTGCTGCAGTTTGGAAAGTACAAGGGTAAATTGTTTAGGTGGCTCCTGGAAAATGATGTTGGCTACACCATCTACCTGATGAAAaaggtagaggaggaggagagagatgggacCTTCAACCCTCAGGGACACAACAAGGACAGCCTGCTGTCATTTCTGGACTATGCCAGGAGCTTCCAGGAAATTAGGGACCTCAGGGAGTATCTAGCTTCCAGGCTGCCTGCGCCACCAGTGGCATCAGAGGGTGACAATACTGTCGGCTTTGGAGCCAGGGCAAAGGACACCTGGAGGCAGATCTGGGAGAGCAGGGCAGACGGATATGCTGCCTTCATCGTAGGAGTAAAGTGCATCAAAAACAGCAAGATGTACAACCTGCAGCAGTACATCCTCAAGCAGCAGAGGGCTGAGTCTGGGGAGTCCTGTCCACCACCTGCAGGGGTCTCCACTACATCAGCTGCCCCTACACCGCCTACATCTAGCATTGTAG CGATGGAGGAAGACGAGGAGTTGGAGAGGGGATGCTGA